The following are from one region of the Paenalkalicoccus suaedae genome:
- a CDS encoding endo-1,4-beta-xylanase, with product MITRKTKLSVATGLSLALLLPTTAGASPFAEEPHALDVTPLHEIYSDIFDIGAAVEPHQLLGETGDVLRHHYNSLVAENVMKPISIQPVEGEFDFTEADKLVEFARENDMSLRFHTLIWHSQVPDWFFLDEAGNPMVDATDPVAREANKVLLLERLETHVRTIVERYKDDVDSWDVVNEVVDDNGGLRESPWYLITGTDYIRVAFETAAEYKHEDAKLFINDYNTEVEPKRSAIFNLVEELVEDGVPIDGMGHQGHIQIGWPSLEEMEDSIEMFAGLGLDNQITELDVSLYGWPPRPAYPSYDEIPMFEFERQADRYNDIFELYERQSDNISSVTFWGISDNHTWLDDRAEEYNDGIGKDAPFVFDVNYRVKPSYWAIADRGESEEPGTPEEPGTPVTFPDVTPATNGYEAIMRLAQAGTITGFEDGTFKPSASITRLHTGLMLARELNLAATSSSSFSDIPSDYRYLAEVNALYSAGVVQGTSDGRFMPQAAITRGELAAMLVRAYDVAPAASGVAHPFTDAVGSPYEPYISALYQAGLTAGTSANAYEPNRPVTRAELAIFVLRMQ from the coding sequence ATGATTACACGCAAGACAAAATTGTCCGTTGCTACAGGTTTATCGCTCGCACTCTTATTACCGACTACAGCTGGTGCTTCCCCGTTTGCGGAGGAACCACACGCGCTTGATGTGACACCTTTACACGAGATTTACTCAGATATTTTTGATATCGGAGCGGCCGTAGAGCCTCACCAGCTATTAGGAGAGACGGGCGATGTGCTCCGTCACCATTACAATAGCTTAGTGGCCGAAAATGTGATGAAGCCTATCTCCATTCAGCCAGTTGAAGGAGAATTTGACTTCACAGAAGCAGACAAGCTCGTTGAATTTGCACGTGAGAACGATATGTCGCTTCGCTTTCATACACTAATTTGGCACAGCCAAGTACCTGACTGGTTTTTCCTCGACGAAGCTGGAAATCCAATGGTAGACGCGACAGATCCAGTCGCTAGAGAAGCAAATAAAGTGCTCCTTCTAGAGCGTCTTGAGACACACGTAAGAACAATTGTTGAACGCTATAAAGACGATGTTGATTCGTGGGATGTCGTAAACGAAGTGGTGGATGATAATGGTGGACTTCGTGAGTCACCTTGGTACTTAATTACTGGCACAGATTACATTCGAGTAGCCTTCGAGACCGCTGCCGAGTATAAGCATGAGGATGCTAAGCTATTTATCAACGATTACAATACGGAGGTTGAACCGAAGCGCTCTGCTATCTTTAATTTAGTAGAAGAGCTTGTGGAAGATGGCGTTCCAATTGATGGTATGGGACATCAAGGACACATTCAAATTGGCTGGCCGTCATTAGAAGAGATGGAAGACTCTATTGAAATGTTTGCCGGTCTTGGATTAGATAATCAAATTACAGAGCTTGATGTGAGTTTATACGGATGGCCACCTCGCCCGGCTTACCCAAGCTACGACGAGATTCCAATGTTTGAGTTTGAAAGACAAGCAGATCGCTATAATGATATTTTTGAGCTTTATGAGCGTCAATCAGACAATATTAGTAGCGTTACCTTCTGGGGAATTAGCGATAACCATACATGGTTAGACGATCGCGCAGAAGAATACAACGATGGAATTGGTAAGGACGCTCCGTTCGTCTTCGACGTCAACTATCGCGTGAAGCCAAGCTACTGGGCAATTGCAGATCGTGGGGAGTCCGAAGAGCCAGGAACGCCTGAAGAGCCTGGTACTCCGGTAACATTCCCTGACGTAACTCCTGCAACAAATGGCTATGAAGCCATTATGCGATTAGCACAAGCTGGAACGATCACAGGATTTGAAGACGGCACGTTTAAGCCTAGCGCCTCGATCACTCGCCTACACACTGGCTTGATGCTGGCGCGCGAACTAAACCTTGCTGCAACTTCTTCAAGTAGTTTCTCCGATATTCCTAGTGATTATCGCTATCTAGCAGAAGTAAATGCCCTTTACTCTGCCGGTGTTGTACAAGGAACGTCTGACGGTCGCTTCATGCCTCAAGCTGCTATTACTCGTGGAGAGCTTGCAGCAATGCTCGTTCGTGCCTATGACGTAGCACCTGCAGCAAGTGGAGTAGCACATCCATTTACAGATGCTGTTGGCAGCCCATATGAGCCGTATATCTCCGCTCTTTATCAGGCTGGTTTAACAGCTGGTACGAGTGCAAATGCGTATGAACCAAACCGCCCTGTTACACGAGCGGAATTAGCTATTTTTGTCTTACGCATGCAGTAA
- a CDS encoding putative bifunctional diguanylate cyclase/phosphodiesterase: MGLNAGPIYSALIIAIILFVYSRGGQGIDTLQNKLFRSTLVVTILSMLALLMTVYIESNADQMSTTVQHANNIFTRLLMIGVFPLIFYYSTSIIWKAPKHVYQWIKTTSFIYLLFAVLVMISPFTGLIYQLEEGVATTPGPLYLAMYIVPIFYLSLIVLVVYRMRNKLPLNLRLVLLSYPLLGLALAGVEFIFPELLISSTAVTAGLTITYLYVQNKKILEDDLTGVLNRRAFTQILKMRLENREDTLITLVSLHDFKSINDQYGEEIGDQALHAFAKYLSTLSKEGRVCRFSGDEFAIVSSYTAEADCMQAIHTRLQDTWDVNGIVVKLRATIVTIPIPKVTGTIEDTVAVLERQVKMNKKAGIEVDTITTHALVFFKRRQTIEEILKKAIHLRNVDVYFQPIYCVKTGEFRSLEALARLHSAELGFISPGEFIPIAEEKGLIQELGEVLLEVVCQAKKRLRIEGISIDQINVNISPIQIFHDRLMERVLDVSTREQVDCGFLHFELTESVVLDNMDKMKVAMEEFEALGIGFSLDDYGTGYTNISNVIQFPFSCIKLDKTLLYEAERNEDNFIVIQALAQSFRQIGKHVVVEGVETQEQLELAYRMGSNFVQGYYFARPMPLRELVRFYKDNRVRTF; the protein is encoded by the coding sequence ATGGGGTTAAATGCGGGTCCAATTTACAGCGCGTTGATCATTGCTATCATTCTTTTTGTTTATTCCCGTGGAGGGCAAGGCATAGATACCCTTCAAAATAAATTGTTTCGCTCAACGCTTGTCGTAACAATTCTCTCGATGCTAGCACTTTTAATGACTGTCTATATAGAGAGCAACGCAGATCAAATGTCGACTACAGTTCAACATGCTAATAATATCTTTACCAGGCTACTCATGATTGGTGTCTTTCCTCTTATTTTTTATTATTCGACTTCGATCATTTGGAAGGCACCTAAACACGTCTATCAGTGGATAAAAACAACCAGTTTTATCTACCTTCTTTTTGCTGTTCTCGTTATGATTTCCCCGTTTACTGGACTGATTTATCAACTGGAGGAGGGCGTCGCAACGACTCCAGGGCCACTCTATCTTGCTATGTATATTGTCCCCATCTTTTACTTGTCGTTGATCGTCCTAGTTGTCTATAGAATGCGCAACAAACTCCCGCTCAACCTGCGTCTTGTTTTACTATCCTACCCGCTACTAGGTCTCGCGCTTGCAGGCGTAGAATTCATTTTCCCTGAGCTGCTAATCTCTAGCACAGCCGTAACAGCGGGCCTAACCATTACCTACCTCTATGTGCAAAACAAAAAAATACTGGAGGACGATCTCACAGGCGTGTTAAATCGTCGAGCATTTACTCAAATCCTCAAGATGCGTCTAGAAAATCGAGAGGATACGTTAATTACACTAGTCAGCCTACACGATTTTAAGTCGATCAACGATCAATATGGAGAAGAAATCGGAGACCAAGCACTTCATGCATTTGCTAAATACCTTTCTACACTTAGTAAAGAGGGACGAGTGTGTCGGTTCTCAGGTGATGAATTCGCTATTGTATCGAGTTATACAGCAGAGGCTGATTGCATGCAAGCCATTCATACAAGGCTACAGGATACATGGGATGTGAACGGTATTGTCGTAAAACTACGAGCGACGATTGTCACCATTCCTATTCCAAAAGTGACGGGCACGATTGAGGACACTGTAGCAGTATTAGAAAGGCAAGTTAAAATGAATAAAAAAGCAGGCATAGAAGTCGATACGATTACGACGCATGCGCTTGTTTTTTTCAAAAGAAGACAAACGATCGAAGAGATCTTAAAGAAAGCCATTCATTTACGAAATGTGGATGTGTATTTTCAGCCAATCTACTGTGTAAAGACAGGTGAGTTTCGTTCGCTAGAAGCTTTAGCTAGGCTCCACTCGGCGGAGCTTGGATTCATCTCACCCGGAGAATTTATCCCGATTGCAGAAGAGAAGGGGCTGATTCAGGAGTTAGGAGAAGTACTTTTAGAGGTAGTCTGCCAAGCTAAAAAGCGTCTTCGTATAGAAGGGATTTCGATTGATCAAATTAACGTCAATATCTCTCCTATTCAAATCTTTCATGATCGTTTGATGGAACGCGTCCTCGATGTTTCCACTAGAGAACAAGTAGACTGTGGATTTTTGCACTTTGAGCTAACGGAAAGTGTGGTACTCGACAACATGGATAAGATGAAAGTAGCGATGGAGGAGTTTGAGGCACTAGGCATTGGATTTAGTCTAGATGACTATGGGACAGGGTATACAAATATATCAAATGTGATTCAATTCCCGTTCTCCTGCATTAAACTAGATAAGACGCTATTGTATGAGGCTGAGCGAAATGAAGATAATTTTATTGTGATTCAAGCACTTGCACAGTCGTTTAGGCAGATTGGAAAGCACGTGGTTGTGGAGGGCGTAGAGACACAGGAGCAGCTCGAGCTTGCCTATCGGATGGGAAGTAACTTTGTACAAGGTTATTATTTTGCACGTCCGATGCCACTTCGAGAACTAGTACGCTTTTATAAAGATAATCGCGTTCGAACGTTTTAA
- a CDS encoding AraC family transcriptional regulator, whose translation MYFSKKRYTFSQTGSSLPLFVESVGYNPQELDFNRPEGYPHYHWLQTTDGEGLFTFQGQSYPLPKGRGIFINPYTPHAYHTVKRPWSTAYITFGGASVSSILTALELNGSAVYEEPRDEPLTQIIYKMMEEVQTNIEFSSLQLSRYLYDFLIQLKQHARANNSHSLSHFYEKVRPIVDWLEISFAEDIGLADIAKHANVSPQYLNRLFQETFSSSPYSFLVQLRIRKAKELLVASPDLPLNQVASLTGFKDVSHFVATFRRREQITPKQYRILHH comes from the coding sequence ATGTACTTTTCTAAAAAGCGCTATACGTTCTCACAAACAGGGTCCTCGCTACCTCTTTTTGTAGAGAGTGTCGGATATAATCCGCAAGAATTAGACTTCAACCGCCCAGAAGGCTATCCGCATTACCACTGGCTACAAACGACAGATGGCGAAGGATTATTTACGTTCCAAGGACAGAGCTATCCCTTGCCGAAAGGTCGAGGCATCTTCATTAACCCATACACGCCTCATGCCTATCACACAGTGAAGCGTCCGTGGTCTACAGCCTACATCACGTTTGGCGGAGCATCCGTCTCTTCGATTTTGACGGCTCTCGAGTTAAACGGATCGGCTGTTTACGAAGAGCCACGGGACGAACCACTCACACAGATCATTTACAAAATGATGGAGGAAGTGCAAACAAACATTGAGTTCTCCTCTTTACAACTGTCACGCTATCTCTATGACTTTTTGATTCAGCTCAAACAGCACGCGAGGGCGAATAACTCTCACTCTCTCTCTCATTTCTATGAAAAAGTACGTCCCATCGTCGACTGGCTCGAAATTTCATTTGCAGAAGACATCGGCCTTGCAGATATTGCAAAACACGCGAATGTGAGTCCTCAGTACTTAAATCGGCTTTTTCAAGAAACATTTTCGTCGAGTCCTTACTCTTTTCTTGTCCAACTACGCATTCGAAAAGCAAAGGAACTTCTTGTTGCAAGCCCCGATCTTCCCTTAAATCAAGTGGCAAGTCTGACAGGATTTAAGGATGTTAGCCACTTCGTCGCAACCTTTCGACGCCGCGAACAAATCACCCCAAAGCAGTACCGTATTCTCCACCATTAG
- a CDS encoding extracellular solute-binding protein: protein MKRYALTVLLSSVVVLTACGPDNEEFTQNEGATNTPVNENTDDTSDSADEPEMPESLEIWANDDEYQFAAIEELASQFTEETGIDVVVTPYLMADQDEAFALDGPSGIGPDLIFQPHDRLGELTSQNLLAPLEVSEDALSEYTEEAVQSFTLDGEVYGVPLVIENTALYYNRDLVEEVPETMEEVYALAEEMTDAANDDYGFLFEALNFYHVFPWIGGHGGYVFSQDADGNYDTDDIGLASEGAVTAYEEVQSLFDRGIIPRTVDEDVINGLFTDGKVGMVVSGPWALANFSDALGDSLGVTTIPTLSSGEEPTPFAGVKGWLVSNYSDSTYWASQLALHLTTADAQSYYYDETGEIPARPDAEVTSEFAEAFLEQSQTAIPMPNIPEMGQVWAPMEDSLQYIADGEEPAEVLEEAVEEIRDYIMMME, encoded by the coding sequence ATGAAGCGATATGCTTTAACCGTATTACTATCAAGCGTTGTTGTATTGACAGCCTGCGGACCTGACAATGAAGAGTTCACTCAAAATGAGGGCGCCACAAACACACCGGTCAATGAAAATACGGATGACACGTCAGATTCAGCTGATGAACCGGAAATGCCGGAGTCACTGGAAATCTGGGCGAACGATGATGAATATCAGTTTGCGGCTATTGAAGAGCTTGCGTCTCAGTTTACCGAAGAAACAGGCATTGACGTTGTTGTAACGCCTTATTTAATGGCGGACCAAGATGAGGCTTTCGCTTTAGACGGTCCATCCGGAATTGGACCAGATCTAATTTTTCAGCCGCACGATCGATTAGGAGAGCTGACGAGCCAAAACCTACTAGCTCCACTTGAAGTCTCAGAGGATGCACTAAGCGAATATACGGAAGAAGCAGTACAATCGTTCACATTAGACGGAGAAGTTTACGGAGTTCCCCTTGTCATCGAAAATACCGCACTTTACTATAATCGTGATTTAGTCGAGGAAGTGCCAGAGACGATGGAAGAGGTCTATGCGCTTGCCGAGGAGATGACGGACGCAGCGAATGATGATTATGGTTTTTTATTTGAGGCACTCAACTTTTACCACGTTTTCCCTTGGATCGGTGGTCACGGTGGATATGTCTTTAGTCAGGACGCCGATGGTAACTATGACACCGATGATATCGGCTTAGCAAGCGAAGGAGCAGTGACTGCGTACGAAGAGGTCCAATCCTTGTTTGACCGCGGCATCATTCCAAGAACAGTTGATGAGGATGTCATAAATGGGCTTTTCACAGATGGGAAAGTTGGGATGGTTGTCTCTGGGCCTTGGGCGCTTGCTAACTTCTCGGATGCTCTCGGTGATTCCCTAGGCGTGACGACGATTCCAACGCTCTCAAGCGGAGAGGAACCAACGCCTTTTGCGGGAGTAAAGGGATGGCTAGTCTCAAACTATTCGGATAGTACCTATTGGGCTTCTCAGCTCGCGTTGCACTTAACTACCGCTGACGCGCAGTCCTACTATTATGACGAAACGGGAGAAATCCCTGCTAGACCAGATGCAGAAGTGACGAGCGAATTTGCAGAAGCCTTTTTAGAGCAGTCTCAAACTGCTATTCCAATGCCTAACATTCCGGAGATGGGTCAAGTGTGGGCACCTATGGAGGATTCCTTACAATACATTGCGGATGGAGAAGAGCCAGCTGAAGTATTAGAGGAAGCAGTGGAAGAGATTCGCGACTACATCATGATGATGGAATAG
- a CDS encoding carbohydrate ABC transporter permease has product MTTEIKERSHSPKKAALLSIIPGVGQLYNRRFVKGSIFLIFAFAFFIAFMDFIDMGLWGIVTLGTIIGRDHSLILLIQGLVTIVLLTMAIGFYIFNIKDAHRDATKLAQGFHVPTLREAFHHSYEKSFPYFLIGPGLFLVVFSIILPLAFMLSLAFVNYRLRNSPPAALLDWVGIENFVQLITVPMWQNTFVSVFSWTIIWTLVATTLQIILALFLAVLVNDKRIKFKRTIRTMLILPWAVPGFVSILIFAAMFNDGFGAINRQIMEPLFSMSIPWLTDVFWTRVAIIAIQVWLGFPFVFALFTGVLQSVSNEWYEAADVDGASRWQKFRSITFPHVMFATAPLMIMQYTFNFNNFNIIYLFNEGGPAVRGQNAGGTDILISWVYNLTFSQQNYSMAAAISMIIGLIVASFAFLQFRRTRTFKEEGEIY; this is encoded by the coding sequence ATGACAACAGAGATAAAGGAGCGTTCACACTCTCCTAAAAAAGCAGCGCTTCTTTCCATCATTCCTGGAGTAGGACAGCTGTATAACCGCCGTTTTGTTAAAGGTTCTATCTTTCTCATTTTTGCTTTCGCATTTTTTATAGCATTCATGGATTTCATCGATATGGGTTTATGGGGAATCGTGACATTAGGAACAATCATCGGACGCGATCATTCTCTCATTTTACTTATTCAAGGGCTAGTGACGATCGTTTTGCTTACAATGGCTATCGGATTTTACATCTTTAATATAAAGGATGCGCACCGTGATGCGACAAAGCTTGCACAAGGCTTCCATGTGCCAACCTTACGAGAGGCCTTTCACCATTCTTATGAGAAGTCCTTTCCTTATTTTTTAATAGGGCCTGGACTATTTCTCGTCGTATTTTCGATCATCCTCCCACTCGCCTTTATGCTCTCTCTAGCATTCGTCAACTATCGCCTGCGCAATTCTCCCCCTGCGGCTTTACTTGACTGGGTTGGGATCGAAAATTTTGTGCAACTCATCACTGTCCCGATGTGGCAAAATACATTCGTATCTGTATTCAGTTGGACGATTATTTGGACGTTAGTAGCTACAACGCTTCAAATTATTCTCGCTCTTTTTCTTGCCGTACTCGTAAATGACAAGCGAATAAAGTTTAAGAGAACAATTCGTACGATGCTCATCTTACCTTGGGCAGTTCCCGGTTTTGTCTCTATTTTAATTTTTGCAGCGATGTTTAATGATGGATTTGGTGCGATTAACCGTCAAATTATGGAGCCGTTATTCTCTATGAGCATTCCATGGTTAACCGATGTCTTTTGGACCCGAGTTGCCATTATAGCCATTCAAGTTTGGCTAGGCTTTCCTTTTGTATTTGCCTTATTCACAGGGGTCTTACAAAGTGTCTCAAACGAATGGTATGAAGCCGCAGACGTAGACGGGGCTTCACGCTGGCAAAAGTTTCGATCAATCACTTTTCCACACGTCATGTTTGCAACAGCTCCGCTTATGATTATGCAGTATACGTTTAACTTCAATAACTTTAATATTATTTATTTGTTTAACGAAGGAGGACCTGCTGTTAGAGGCCAGAACGCCGGCGGGACCGATATCCTGATTTCATGGGTGTACAACTTAACATTTAGCCAGCAAAACTACAGCATGGCAGCAGCTATTTCGATGATTATTGGACTAATTGTCGCCTCCTTTGCCTTTCTGCAGTTCCGACGTACACGTACCTTTAAAGAGGAGGGGGAAATCTATTGA
- a CDS encoding sugar ABC transporter permease — translation MTRRTKSKLEVAAIYAVFVIMFIIIAYPLLWTIGMSVNPGRSLFAASMFPESWSFEHYRWLFFDDPRGRYLMWYQNSLFVASLTSLFSVIVAALTAYAFSRFTFKGRKNGLYILLVLQMFPILMAMVAIYLLLSMIGLIDNLWGLIIIYVGSSIPMMTFLVKGYFDTIPRELDEAARIDGAGPLRIFFTIMLPLAKPILAVVALFQFMTPFMDFLLPRIILRSEENFTLALGLFNFVSNEFDNNFTRFAAGAILVAIPIAAVFLFLQRYLISGLTAGGTKG, via the coding sequence TTGACACGCCGAACGAAAAGTAAGCTAGAAGTCGCCGCTATTTACGCTGTGTTTGTCATCATGTTTATCATCATTGCCTATCCTCTGCTGTGGACGATTGGAATGTCTGTGAACCCTGGCAGGAGTTTATTTGCAGCTTCTATGTTTCCTGAGAGCTGGAGCTTCGAGCATTACAGATGGCTCTTTTTTGATGATCCAAGAGGACGATACCTGATGTGGTATCAAAACAGTCTGTTTGTCGCTAGTTTAACGTCTCTTTTCTCCGTTATCGTAGCCGCGTTAACGGCGTATGCCTTCTCGAGATTTACGTTTAAAGGGCGTAAGAATGGGCTGTACATTTTACTCGTCTTGCAAATGTTCCCGATTTTAATGGCAATGGTCGCTATTTATTTACTATTAAGTATGATTGGATTGATCGATAACTTGTGGGGACTCATCATTATTTACGTTGGATCAAGTATTCCAATGATGACCTTCCTTGTAAAGGGCTACTTTGATACGATTCCACGAGAGTTAGACGAAGCTGCTCGTATTGACGGAGCAGGCCCATTACGTATCTTCTTTACCATTATGCTTCCTCTTGCTAAACCAATCTTAGCGGTTGTAGCACTATTTCAATTTATGACTCCATTCATGGACTTCCTCCTACCGAGAATCATCTTGCGTAGTGAGGAAAACTTTACACTTGCACTAGGATTATTTAATTTTGTTAGCAACGAATTCGACAATAACTTTACGCGATTTGCAGCAGGTGCGATTCTAGTCGCCATTCCTATTGCAGCAGTATTTCTATTCCTTCAGAGATACTTAATCTCCGGACTAACCGCTGGAGGTACGAAGGGCTAG